Part of the Spea bombifrons isolate aSpeBom1 chromosome 3, aSpeBom1.2.pri, whole genome shotgun sequence genome, TAGTGTCTTAATAATCGACAGGTGATAAGCAAGGTTTTCTTGGGTGGGTGTCCATAGTCATTGTTCTTCTTTCATTTTGAACGCTTATAAATGTCTTCTCTAAAAGGTAACTCTCGTGCAGACACCTTTATCTGCGTAGCCACGTGGAATAAAGAGAAAATGATTTTCCCCAATCTAGATTTTTATTATCGAAAGGGATTTATCAGTAATGAAACACTTACTAAAAAGGCCCTTGGTACACCCAAGTAGCCATTGAGATAAAACTCAATATGAagtggattattatttttataatgacaaACTGTGGCAGGGCAAAGTTCTTCCTGATTAATTTGCAAGTTCCTGTTTtttgtttgggggaaaaatggATACATATTTTTTGCCTACTTTTATGTTACAATAGAAACAACCCAGCCCTGGCATGAGACAAGCAAAGCTGTCCTTACACGGGTGGCCAGGGACAGGCTGGCTTGGAGGGATGGGGACACTTACCCTTAAGCTGGTCCGAGTATttcatgcagggccagctcacctTTTTAGGGCTCTGGGAAGTGGGGTCTCGGTGGGGTCATGTACTAGAAGCGTCTTCTACCTCTTAAAGGGGGGATAAGCTGATTGAGGGATCACTTGGCTGTACTTACCCCCAGACAAAAGGTGCCAGCTCTGAGCTTGGCTGCCATGACACTAGACTTACTTCACTGGCTGGCACTATACGGATTTAGCTTCTCTTTCACTAGACGGAATTGTCTTTCCTGGCATAAGACTGCAAGCGAATCTGTCACTTATACAATTCTATACATCATTTTACAGatttaaataagcaatatatgtcTGTTAGAAATCCACCTTTGTAGTATACCATGCAACCATCTTAACCGTTCTCGGGATATGTGTACTTATTGCTCCCTGATATGTTGTCTCATGGCCCCCTTTTTAAGTTGATTTGTTCCGGTAGCCTTTGCAAGTGCGGGTGAGGAGAAGGCAGAGAACTTCAGAACATCTGCGAATCCTGCTTACCTGCTGCAACATTTTACACTAAATATCTGTAAACAGTTCTAGTGATTGACAAAGAAACTTCAACTAAAAACATGGTATAtgatgcagaatatgatggtgcggcatcaataaataaataatacgaTGATAAGAATCTGTGTCTGCATGTTAGTGGTCTGACTCTGAGTATCTGACCAGCTGCTAGAACATCTCGATatgttgaattattattgtggagggacactccagccatcatataaacGTTAGTTTTCGTTGTGTTTCTTTTTCGTCTGAACACATCCGCTGCCACGTGATAAACGTACATCCAGTCACCTCCAGTGTTGGCTGATTTCAATAGGAGCGCTTTCCTTTCACCGATTGggtgcttcaagcagccaatcagtagcaagaaATGTTGGACCACGGAAGAGTAGGGCAGCAACAGGGCTGAGACTTCTAGGTCAGACAAGTCTTTTTATTTATCGTTTCAAAGAATGCATATCACTCACAgttagtattttaatatgtatttttctgtattgAGGTGACATTAAGCTGCCCcttcaaaatgtattataaaactTCCTAACTGAGGGCTTCTCCTGAATTGTTTCTTGAAATAGCTTCACCACCGTTTGACCGCTAGTAACCCCGCAATTCAACTTCTCTCTCTTATCAATTTGTTCACATCCAGAAATTATGACTGATAAGTTATTGCTGGTAATACAGCATGTTCATGGTAAAGCAGTTATCCGCCGGGCGCTCAGATAACTCGCTGAAAACATGGAACCTATACACTTCAGGTCATTGACTCAGAGTTACCCGAGTGCCGGCAGTCCTCCCTCGGGGAGTCACACTTATTAATGCAGTATTTGTTTAAATCCTTGAAGAGTACATCTGACACGGCTTTGTGGATGGTTAAGACTTAGTCACTGTGTCTACACCTTTAGATGTGACATTTGTGTCCTGTGAATACATTTTACTGGATCTTACAGAGTTTctggcaaaaaataaaagtgcattTTATGCAAACCTTTTTCaagttagtttaaaaaaaaatccataggaGATACACATCTGAGCATCCCCcaagtataataataacagcacATTGTGTTTTAGAGGACATTAAGGGCCGAGATATGACTTGCGATCCTCTTGGGTTCTTTTTGGACCCCAGCTCTGATTAAGGATTGGCTGCTTCTGATTGACATTGGCTTCCACCGTGATGTTAAATACTAATATAATGTGTCACTCATTATAAAGGGATTAAAAAAATCGACACTTAGAATAGACGTAAAACCATTTACTTCTTCTTTAAATAAACTGGTagcaaaagtaataaaaatagagCTAGTTAACAATACGATAAATAGACAGCGGACGTAAACGACTTTGTCCAATGAAATGAGATAACGTTAGATAATATCTCTGTACCCGTTGCACTGTAGTAATACCCTTTGCACTGAGATGGCTCTGTTTCCAGACATCTCAAAGAGTTTGGCATTAAACGTCATCTGTTTATTGGGTTCAAGGTAACTTGTCACTTTGGGTGTGAATATAGTAATGTTATCTTATCATTCTCCATTATATAATAATCTGCTAATACGCcgttccaattttttttttttaattttctgatcTATGTTATAGGCAATctcaacataaaataaatacgcTCCGGAATATATGACAAAACCAAGGACCAAttaaagcaggcatgtccaaacttttttcgaagagtgccagatttgatgaagtgaacatgtgcgagggccgaccattttgcctgacattttctgaaccattaaaattaaatgcaaattaactattttatgcaaagtttattgaaaacgacataccacatctatcccttcctcactatctcccctccctacccccccttctcacaatctcccctctccctcgctaccccccttctcacaatctcccctctccctccctaccccccttctcacaatctcccctctccctccctaccccccttctcacaatctcccctctccctccctacccctccttctcacaatctaccctctccctccctacccctcttctaacgatctaccctcccccccttctcacgatctacccactccctccctactcccctttgtaggtcacttaccgtcaactcctgtgttgggagcttgaggcgtttgtctcgggcgccggcgcttcactgccgagacaaacgcctcacgcttccaacactgcactctgggcagcgcagaggcaggcggcggcggcagcagcgagcagaggagtcctggatttctgtcagtcaggggggcccaagaggtgccgagcggtcatttacagcaaccgctcagcaccccttgggcccccctgactggcagaactccagggcccggtcgcagttgcgaccccggtagttccgccactgcctacaatttcttcatcagatgcgtccgagatcgcaagatttgggctttccttctccctgcgccggcacacacagccacaagggcatctgatgaagaaattgtgtaggggagggttagatttcaaccctcgtctacagtcaaacatgaaccctgtttaaagttaccgtatattcgggcgtataagacgacccccaacttttacagttcaaatatagagtttggactatactcgccgtataagactacccctctacccagcatacaacaaccagccaatcacggcaagcaatgtaccttaccggtgatttgctgatatatacatacatgcactgcccttacacacacacacacatatatatatgtgtatatacatatatatatatatatatatatatatgtgtgtatatatatatatatatatatatatatgtatatatctacacatatgcctgtccatacatacacatttatacactgccctcaccacacacccctgcctttacacacatgtatatgtataatatatatatatatgtataatatatatatatatatatatatatatatatatatatatatatatatacacacacacacacacacacacacacacacacacacacacacacacacacacacacacacatatatatatatatatacacacacacatatatatatatatatatatatatatatatatatatatatacacacacacacacatatatatatatatatgtgtgtgtgtgtgtgtgtatatatatatatatgtatatatgtgtgtatgtgtatatatatatatatatatatatatatatatatatatatatatatatgtgtgtgtgtatatatatatacatatatacacatatatatatatatacatacacatatatgtgtgtgtgtgtgtgtgtgtgtgtatatacatatatacacacatatatatatatatatatatatatatatacatacacatatatatatatacacatacatacatacacacacaccagcttacaaatacactgaccatatcacaccaacatacatacactgcactcacacccctttctccccatgtcttaccttatcttctatcttctttcttccatccagttgtgggagcgcgaggtctggcacttcagacctcagcttccctgctccctcatcactacacgccggcaattgatggcgagcgccgggacatgacgtcatccctgcgctcggcatcaatagccgtcgcgtagtgattagggagcagggaagccgaggtctgaagtgccagacctcgagctccctaatgtcgggctagttagagggaggtcgtgatctccccaaccagccctgctgatcagggctagttgggggagatcacgatcttgcacctacctcggcgcggccctgaagaccggcccaggggaggcggcttcttcactcgcccctcccctagagattggtggcttcgtgggaacctccggcttggtaagtacccggtggatgcccaaatctggcgctttccttctccctgcgccggctgatgacgccaagtcccggtgctcacttggggggccgtatcagtccggaacgcgggccgcaattggcccgcgggccggactttggacatgcctgaatTAAAGTCTTTATATCGAGAAAAACAGGCTGAcgagatgggccgaatggttcttatctgctgtcaaatgctgtgtttttcatttcaaataTGGTATAAAGTGCTAGAATGGATAGTGGGGAGAAGCAGGGTGGTGGTCTCGGGGCCATAGCTTGCATTCGAATTTATTGAACCAGGCATGTGCCCAATGCGCCATGTTTTTTAAGGGAAGTCAGCAAGATGAAATGGGTGGGGCTTAATGGAAGCCATGCTCATCTAAGCTCCACCCAGTCCATGGGATGTCTATGCCACGTCTGCTCTGTTTTAATGTCACTGGATATATGTGTGAATGTTTACTGGattcatattttttccttaTCACTGGGGATACTGTGTTCCTCCAATCACAGTCTTTCCCTGTCTTAAAGAGATTAGCTGACCAAACCGAGTCTGCGCCGTGAGCCTTCCATCCCTACAATCCAAACAGTGTTTTCTCCTGGTAGATTAGCCCCATCAATGCCGGGCATACCGGCTCCAGCTAGGCGGCTGATCAGGGTTGAATACATCCCTTGCACCAGGAAGCCACCGTTCATAAATTTCACCCCTGGGTTTATCTGGCTCCTAGGTTTTGCATACGTTTGTCCAGTGGATCCAACGTAAAGGAGTTGAGGCACAAAGTAAAGTGCTGTGCATGTAAACACTATGCTGTGTACTGGATAAGATAAGGGCTTCACTAGTTTATTACACATATttctaaatatgtgcaaatAGCCCTGTCTGCTGAGTTTATATTCAAGTGTTTATAATAAATGCCCTCTTTTCTATTTTTAGGAACTGGAGcaatataaaagaaatgctGATAAGTCATGGAAATCAATGGTTCTTGAGTCTCATACACGGTGAGACCTTTGGATTTTGTATCCTCGTGTGTTCAAATGTTTATTTGGAGATAATTAAAATACCActgtcatataaataaataaaataaatgtgctttATATTGCATAAACTAAATGTTCTATTTAGCACACACATTGTATCTACCACGGTAACAGTAACTAAACCGGtggcttttaaagggacacacacCTTCCCATGCACACTGTGTGGAAATGCGTATCTAGCCTCCCTTTAAGAGAAGTACGCCATCATATTAAAAGGCCATTAGCCGTGTTGGTTTGGATATTGGTGTCAAATTAaatgttctatatttttgggggggttgagcaCCTGTTTTTGATTGTGGATATCGCATTGTGTAATTCAATAAAAGGTTGATAAACACTtcctgaatatatttttgtttttatttcaatatcatGGAAAGGATTTATATTCTTCTTAGGGTacacaatttaaaagaaaaagagcaaATATTCCAAAAGTGTCAGGACTGAAAAATTGACAATTTTACAATAATTCGGAAATATCACAGAAAGCATTTGCAATGTTCTTGGTATGGATTTGGCAATAATGAAAACCATATTTTCTGCTcaacttaaaatgtttctgttaaataaatatcttaATGCGTACTAGATATATCACAATAAACATTTTCGTATCAAATGTTGATATACATAGTGTAAATTGCGCGTATATACAAATAATTTCCTCTGAATTCTGTACACATTGCTTAAGCATTTCGGGTGGCATCCTGGAAGAAGAAGTCCATATACCGGCTTTGACATTCCcatgttttaaaatacagtacCATGTTAATTGGAGAAGAAAAAGCCATCTAACTTACAGTAAAACCATCTTTGTAAATAGCTAATTTCTctattttaatgcaatatctatCTACGAATCAAAACATCTCGTATTTTAAAGCTTATTATACAAACAATGATCACGGCAGGAAGAAAAGCGTAGAGCATTAAGAAATCAAACGTGATTCTGGAAGGACCCCCTGGATAAGTCATGTCGATGTAGTCGTTGCCTTTTGTGAATACGCACTGGGGGTTTGATGAAATGTTTTTTCCACctaacaaataaaagaaattttAACGGGGGGTTAACTAAACAATGTTCAAGTATTAAATGGATGGCAATCAGCATAAATTAAGATTATGTAAAATATCTCATTTAACAAATGTTTGCTTATCCAATATATTCCTggattttaactctttatattAAAGTAGTCAGAATAAAAGCGCTGTGCAGGATTGTATCCACTAAAATCTCATCACCTTAAATATGAATTATGGAGAACCAGCGCCGTCACGTTTATTGTACAGAACAGGCTGTTTAGTTTATGAATAATCACCGCGTCTCGTCGTCTCTGTCCGAGTAACTAGATGGCTCGCGGTAAAATGTTTATAACAAACGTAGGAATTATTTCTGTACaagtttataaaatatacaacgCTGCTTAATTTTATGATTAGCTCACAATATTCAAAAcgataaataaaaatgccatTAACTTACCGCAGGTGAAGTTCAAATCATAAAACTCATTGACCACTAATAATTCACAAGCATATTTTTGATAGGTAATGTAGCTCAGCAGCTGAAATACTTGAGGCATTTCTTGCAAACTTCTGGAAAACGAACGACAAAAACATATTTCGGTAAATGATTTGTTAAACAATTATGATTGACTTGCCAAATACTAATCAGAACACACAATGGAAGATTAAAGGCGGCTTTCATGATTATTCGTGTATTTAATCCTAAAACAGGCAGGTTTATTTGTCAAGGACAATTTTCAAAGGATTACCTTAAAATTCCGGATCCCACAAGAATCCCCGCAATGTTAAGCAGGGTTACGCCAGCATTTACTATGTTAGGGTTGTTTACGACTCCAAGAACTGCAAGAGTTAATAATTCACCCATCAGATGGGGAACCACATTTATAGCAAAGAAGCAGCCAAAGCGTATCGGCTCAGGATACAGTCCAATGGTCCTGGAGAATAAATATAGggggtattaataaaaaaaaaaaggtttttaactAATTTTACGACATATAATTTGACTTACCAGTAAATGAAAGCGCTAAATATGGCCACGCTGAGAATGCTGAATGGCAGGATGTGTGCGATGTAGGCTAGCAGGATTTGCCACTTCTGGTAGAGCCCGTCCTTGCTTTCCTGGTCACTGATGGCACGTAGAGCAGGGACTGGGGACAGAAAGAGACTTGGTGACGTTTACTATATCATTGGGGCTTCTAATAtttccaaaacagaaaaaaatgacttgtcTGGAACCTGAGTGGATATAATGGGAACAGCTCATTTATCAGTTTATTAAaggggctgttccacctactctgctgcaTTTAAGATAATCTTAAATATGTAATTCCCAGTACTGCTAAATGAGCAAACCCATCCCAGAAATATTTTCGTAATAAAAATTGTTTTCCTGAATCACAATTTTGCTATGAACacttaaagctgctgttccacatagactccttttccccaaaatgtacaaaatacttattattattattatgtactactataataaataaatgtacaatataaatgttttttatttaaaagttttcaGTGGGATTTGAATTTGTTCCCTCCTCACTGCTCTGCTCTGCCTGGCTGACAATTTCTGACATCCCAGAAGGCTTGAGGGTCTTCTAGTTTAAAAGAGAGCTTTGGAAGAATAACAGAATTGTTTGTAAGCTGCTCCTGTATCCCATGAAgccttttaatgcagttttaAGTGACGGGGAACAATAAGAAGAAAAATTCAATGGCTGATGTGTTTCTTCTACTTCTTTTTACATAAACCAGCACTTATCTGGAGCTTTCTTTTGAGGCACcccaggtggaacagcaccttttctCATGACACAAAAGCACTCATGGGTTGTGGTCATAGAAACTGATAAAAGCTGCCTTAAAAATTTCTGAGTTGTTTTCATGAGATTAAACCTTCAAAGGAAACTATAAAACAACAgctctgctaaggtttatttgctttacaACACCTTTCTATAGACAATATTTCCCAATGAACTGTATAAATAGTCATACAGGCAGGTCCGTACCCGGGAACAGCAAGCGAAGTGTCAGATTGACAAGCAGTGCATTTCTCAGTGTAAAGGGGTGAAATTATCATCTAAAATAGGTGTATCCCTGTTATAGTTACCGTACATtgaattttatgtatttatttaccatAACAGGAGCCTTCATGTTtatatggaaaatattaatTGCAAAATGAATTATTCTTTTCTTCCATCTAATGAGATGACCTCACTGGAATAATGCATTTCACGCTCACAGGGTATTGATCTATATACACACCTATGGAAACTGCTACTCCATTGTCTAGCGACCAACACGCTGTTCTGTTGCACATTAATCAATAGTGTCTGCGCATTTTCCCTATTTTAATTCAGTTCGCCAGTCCTAAAACCACCAACATTCCAAAATGTCTTAATTTTTTTAGCACAATGGCTCTTTATCTATAAAGATATTCAGAATGGATTAATGCCCAACGTCTCTCTTCTTATTCTCTGTGTCAAAATTATAAACAGATTGAATATTTTGGAATATGTAAGTAGGAGACAATATTAAAGGCTCTATTTTCCCCAAACATCTTGTTTTCAGGAAAcacattattacatatatattattttaaagccaCACATGAGTTTGTCACAGTGCTATATAAAGGTATATACTGAGGACGAGCAGGTAAATGTAAAAAGATCACCGTAACTTACACAAAGCAACGGCGTTGAGTAATCCTGTGTAAGGGGTTGCTCCAAGACATTGGTAGATAATGCCAATGCGGTCTTGAACTGCTCCCTTAAGGACATCGTTATTTAATCGAATTAggaaaaatgcaataaataggCCAAATATCAAGTTTTGGGAGAGCCTCATGAGAATACCAATCTTGTTCCTTGATAAATTTCTAACAGTTCTCCTGTAagtagaagaatatatattttacatctattaaacatttttgaataaaaataacagttttacATAGGGTAACCTTGGATTCTGAACTACTGCATATTAAAACATGATTTGTCTTATCCCTCGGTACATCTTACATGCCGAAAATTTTAATTCATCTTTTCTTCTCCCAAAAGTTGCAAAGCATtcaaaaaaagagcaaaaaattCAAGAGGCTTTTTCTGCTGATATGAAAACAAAGGCTTACAGCCTATCAGCACCCTCTCCTGTCACATGAAAACAGGATAGATTTTATCTAAACTAATTAAAATATGAACGgatttgtatttttgtgcaGATTAATACTTTGATTAATTATAAAGTATAATCAACAAAATATATGGCATAGtatatttaacaaattacaaaaataaaaccaaatacatataaatatataaatttttctTATCTGTAGCCATAACATGCAAAATAGTATTGACAGTTGTCTGACCTTAGTAGGACCCAAAGTTTGCAGAGTTCGTTGGGTGATTCTTTCCTTTTAAATGGGATAGGTTGTCGTTCTTTACTGGCTTTGGAATTGTCAAAAAAGTCCAATGTATTCTGAAAATGTTCTGAGCTTTTAAAGGCCGATACGATGGACTGGACTCTGCTATACGTCTCCAGCTCACGCTCCTTACTTCTTGTGTCCACTGAGGTGAGATCCACTGGAAAAGCAAACACAAGGAAGTCAGGCAACAGGAGCCGCCACTGTCTGAACCGAGCAACACGCGAACCAGAAAGTTTAAGGGAGCAGAATCATGCCCATCCCAAGATGGCTGCCCACATAGTACATACAAAAAATGGGTttggtatataatgtatatattgagTATTTAAATCTATAAGCATCATTACATGGGTTTATTCGGTGTGTAGAACAGAGAAATGTAGCATTTGGTAATAAATTAGCCTTAAAATTGCAAATGTCTTTCACTGGAAGTATGGCATTTATTTTACGCTAATCTAAAATCGTTCATAAAACACAATTCCCAATAAACAGAAATGAACTTACACTGGCCCTGTCGCGGTTATGGTAACTGGAAAGCAACAATATCATTACCTAAAATAAGCTAATTTCCATCGATTTACTCCCAGCGTGACAACGGtacatgaaataaaacacttaccATAGAAATCGAATGGATTGGAGTGTTCAGGACATTCATAGCCGCATGTATCAAAAAAATCTATCATTTCATTAGGATGGCCGCAGAAAATAAGTTCTCCACAGCTCATTATTGCGATTTTGTTAAAAACCTAGTTTTCAAAAAGAGAAGATTTATGAAAAACGAATGGATTTTAGCTCTATGTAGCAGCTGTATCACAGGTTTTTCATTTCTTTGCCTCAAATGAAACTTTATTTTGGTTCAAGAGCTATTCATATCCCTTGCAGAACCCTCTGCTTCCCATCACCCATTCTTCACATTAATGACCTTGATACATTCAAAACCAAGCTATCATTCTCTTCtaacaaacatttttgtaatgctGGACGACATAATGGCAGCATGTACACCCCTATCTTTATTGTCAAGGAGCTCAAAATGAATATCCTTATTTTCCCTTAAGTACTTGAAGGTATTCTCATTACCTAACAACTCTCTTGGCAACTTCTGAAATGGGTTCATTATACTTATTTTATCTTCCTGAAACCTGGTCATTTTCTAATATGTCTATATAAACACAGCCATGTGCTCTAAGCTACAGACAAATGTATCCAGTTGGAGGCAGTTCCTGCCATTGAACGTTTCGTGGTTCCAAAGATAGACATTACTTCTGGGTTGGGAGTCGTTTGATTACTTTTTTGGTCAAATCATAAATGTGTGGCGAAGATGAGAGCCGTAACTGGAGAATGGAGATCATGATGCCAAGGGCAAGGTCAGAAGTCTCTTCCCAGGCTGATGTCATATCCACTTCCAGAAGTAGAAGTAAGCCCAAGGAGGCACAAGGGCATTGGGACCAGGAGGCTGGAGCAAGTTGTCACCTTGCGCTTGGGGCACCCACCTGTTGCCCTGTGGAAGTGACGGCCCTGCCAAACTGTAGTAACACCCTAGCCTTGGCAGAAATCCCACCCGCTGCATTGCTATAATGGACATTGGTGCAGAAGATACCACAATCTTAAGTGGCCAAGAACTTCTGTACTATTTGAGGTGCAGACCTCACACACGAGTCTTGCTTGGATTCCATGGAAGAAGGAGAAATGGTCAATGAGCTCGCCAAAGTCCACATGAGTGTAAGGAACCCTGAATATCAC contains:
- the ABCG5 gene encoding ATP-binding cassette sub-family G member 5 isoform X1; translation: MSARFQETAETWAPSEVEEIFHLEPQGSMENPRRSDPEATISNEGSKCSVSVQGISYTVSERVGPWWDFQSYYKKWTRQILRDVSFYMESGQIMAILGNSGSGKTTLLDAISGRIGHKGTLLGEVYVNGSQLKTEQFQDCFSYVLQHDTLLTYLTVRETLTYTAMLALQKHSAEALKKKVDSVMAELSLTDVADTVIGGRIFNGISSGERRRVSIAAQLIQDPKIILLDEPTTGLDSMTASNIVLLLSELARKGRIVIISIHQPRSELFKVFNKIAIMSCGELIFCGHPNEMIDFFDTCGYECPEHSNPFDFYVDLTSVDTRSKERELETYSRVQSIVSAFKSSEHFQNTLDFFDNSKASKERQPIPFKRKESPNELCKLWVLLRRTVRNLSRNKIGILMRLSQNLIFGLFIAFFLIRLNNDVLKGAVQDRIGIIYQCLGATPYTGLLNAVALFPALRAISDQESKDGLYQKWQILLAYIAHILPFSILSVAIFSAFIYWTIGLYPEPIRFGCFFAINVVPHLMGELLTLAVLGVVNNPNIVNAGVTLLNIAGILVGSGILRSLQEMPQVFQLLSYITYQKYACELLVVNEFYDLNFTCGGKNISSNPQCVFTKGNDYIDMTYPGGPSRITFDFLMLYAFLPAVIIVCIISFKIRDVLIRR
- the ABCG5 gene encoding ATP-binding cassette sub-family G member 5 isoform X2 — encoded protein: MENPRRSDPEATISNEGSKCSVSVQGISYTVSERVGPWWDFQSYYKKWTRQILRDVSFYMESGQIMAILGNSGSGKTTLLDAISGRIGHKGTLLGEVYVNGSQLKTEQFQDCFSYVLQHDTLLTYLTVRETLTYTAMLALQKHSAEALKKKVDSVMAELSLTDVADTVIGGRIFNGISSGERRRVSIAAQLIQDPKIILLDEPTTGLDSMTASNIVLLLSELARKGRIVIISIHQPRSELFKVFNKIAIMSCGELIFCGHPNEMIDFFDTCGYECPEHSNPFDFYVDLTSVDTRSKERELETYSRVQSIVSAFKSSEHFQNTLDFFDNSKASKERQPIPFKRKESPNELCKLWVLLRRTVRNLSRNKIGILMRLSQNLIFGLFIAFFLIRLNNDVLKGAVQDRIGIIYQCLGATPYTGLLNAVALFPALRAISDQESKDGLYQKWQILLAYIAHILPFSILSVAIFSAFIYWTIGLYPEPIRFGCFFAINVVPHLMGELLTLAVLGVVNNPNIVNAGVTLLNIAGILVGSGILRSLQEMPQVFQLLSYITYQKYACELLVVNEFYDLNFTCGGKNISSNPQCVFTKGNDYIDMTYPGGPSRITFDFLMLYAFLPAVIIVCIISFKIRDVLIRR